Proteins found in one Cyanobium sp. ATX 6F1 genomic segment:
- a CDS encoding DUF3352 domain-containing protein, translating to MKLRPFLAVVLAVALLLLSLAAGGWWLLLRQSPLALQNHSLRVPLASRFIARNAPLSVHLQISPDQAVAYARAVASPRQRRQAAAAVERLRDGAFAAAGLDYPGELAGWLGGDLSLALLDAPTEGAAPGWVLALSSRDPQGARRFLQRFWQTRSLAGTDLQISRYRGMGLISGRGALLGQRPQPLATALIDDQLVLIASGRMVLEQALDVSQIDALNQAGSSSWREAIERLGPGIVLVTARPGALPPWLGLPAPLASVSPLQSLVASLAPSGAGLVLEARLEGAGTLGVAANAAANAVADAAGRPLLAALRGNPTSLLLLADSAALLKGGEGEPPSGDALLGTVLAEALANLGGPLPSLVAQRTPGPLLVAAQPGGWLIGTATEQPRPADLQPALAAAGYQEAPLSADGHELTAWTQLQARPIKGDPDQLRASLAGARSVEAGVAWWGEGLAVLQDQWQGHSPARQRLDQLEALASSGAPIQWALSPVPARALLGRWQPWQLLGGLAGAPLTDRVQGLALSLRGSPGAEAPGAASDSSPGALLLRARLELG from the coding sequence GTGAAGCTCCGCCCCTTCCTTGCGGTTGTGCTGGCGGTGGCCTTGCTCCTGCTTTCGCTGGCGGCCGGGGGTTGGTGGTTGCTGTTGCGCCAGAGCCCCCTGGCGCTCCAGAACCACAGCCTGCGGGTGCCCCTGGCCTCCCGCTTCATTGCGCGCAACGCTCCGCTCAGCGTTCATCTCCAGATCAGCCCCGACCAGGCGGTGGCCTATGCCAGGGCGGTCGCTTCCCCCCGCCAGCGGCGCCAGGCCGCTGCCGCTGTGGAACGGCTGAGGGATGGGGCCTTCGCCGCCGCCGGCCTCGATTACCCCGGTGAGCTGGCCGGCTGGCTGGGCGGCGATCTCAGCCTCGCCCTGCTCGATGCCCCCACGGAGGGGGCTGCGCCCGGCTGGGTGCTGGCCTTGTCCAGCCGCGATCCCCAGGGGGCCCGCCGCTTTCTGCAGCGCTTCTGGCAGACCCGCAGCCTGGCCGGCACCGACCTGCAGATCAGCCGTTACCGCGGCATGGGTCTGATCAGCGGCCGCGGAGCCCTGTTGGGCCAGCGCCCCCAGCCCCTGGCCACTGCTCTGATCGACGACCAACTGGTGCTGATCGCCTCTGGGCGGATGGTGCTGGAGCAGGCCCTGGACGTTTCCCAGATCGACGCACTCAACCAGGCGGGCAGTTCGTCCTGGCGCGAGGCGATCGAGCGCCTGGGTCCCGGCATCGTTCTGGTGACGGCCCGTCCAGGAGCGCTGCCCCCCTGGCTGGGTCTGCCGGCCCCCCTGGCCTCCGTCTCCCCCCTGCAATCCCTGGTCGCCTCCCTGGCGCCCTCCGGCGCCGGACTGGTGCTGGAGGCGCGCCTGGAGGGTGCGGGCACCCTCGGAGTGGCCGCCAATGCCGCCGCCAATGCCGTCGCCGATGCCGCTGGCAGGCCGCTGCTGGCGGCCCTGCGGGGCAACCCCACCAGCCTGCTGCTTCTGGCTGATTCCGCTGCTCTGCTCAAGGGCGGCGAGGGCGAGCCCCCCAGCGGCGATGCCTTGCTGGGCACGGTGTTGGCGGAAGCGCTCGCCAACCTGGGGGGGCCCCTGCCGTCCCTGGTGGCCCAGCGCACCCCGGGGCCGCTGCTGGTGGCGGCCCAGCCGGGGGGCTGGTTGATCGGCACCGCCACGGAGCAGCCCCGGCCCGCCGATCTGCAGCCCGCCCTGGCCGCCGCCGGCTACCAGGAGGCCCCCCTGAGTGCCGACGGCCACGAGCTCACGGCCTGGACCCAGCTTCAGGCCCGGCCGATCAAGGGCGACCCCGACCAACTGCGCGCCAGCCTGGCCGGCGCCCGCAGCGTCGAGGCGGGGGTGGCCTGGTGGGGCGAGGGCCTGGCGGTGCTCCAGGACCAGTGGCAAGGCCATTCCCCCGCCCGCCAGCGCCTGGATCAGCTGGAGGCCCTGGCCAGTTCGGGTGCCCCGATCCAGTGGGCCCTCTCGCCGGTGCCGGCCCGGGCCCTGCTGGGCCGTTGGCAGCCCTGGCAGCTGCTGGGCGGTCTGGCTGGCGCCCCCCTGACCGATCGGGTCCAAGGGCTGGCCCTGAGCCTCCGGGGGAGCCCCGGCGCCGAGGCCCCAGGGGCCGCCAGCGATTCCAGCCCCGGCGCTCTGCTGCTGAGGGCCCGCTTGGAGCTGGGTTGA